A region of Clostridia bacterium DNA encodes the following proteins:
- the thiD gene encoding bifunctional hydroxymethylpyrimidine kinase/phosphomethylpyrimidine kinase — MIKGAIFDLDGTILDSMGIWDTVAEDYLRTLGKEPKENLKETFKTFTLEQSAMYYRQNYGVSLSVEEIVAGITRMIEDFYKEQVLLKKGVKAFLACLQKRGIKMCVATVTDKALAETALQRLGVRSCFSEIFTCAEVGHGKEKPHIYREAQAHLETEKEETAVVEDALHALQTAKRDGFITVGVLDSHEQEQEQLQKTADFYIADFEKAEEVLFGKRKMRTALTIAGSDSSGGAGIQADLKTMTANGVYGMSAITAMTAQNTMGVRAIEEASPAFLKQQLDAVFTDIFPDAVKIGMVSSKELIAVIAERLRFYKAKNIVVDPVMVATSGNPLIKNEAVEALTKMLFPLATLVTPNIPEAEALSGLTIQNADDMETVAKSIGDAFGCAVLLKGGHLVCDANDLLYANGIFKWFYGKRIDNPNTHGTGCTVSSAIACGLAKGLSLEEAVQSAKDYVSGALSAMLDLGQGAGPLNHAFNLTE; from the coding sequence ATGATTAAAGGTGCAATATTCGACCTGGACGGTACAATTTTAGATTCCATGGGTATCTGGGATACCGTTGCCGAGGACTATCTCCGTACTTTGGGCAAAGAACCCAAAGAAAACTTAAAAGAAACCTTTAAAACCTTTACCTTAGAGCAATCTGCCATGTATTATCGGCAAAATTACGGGGTTTCTCTTTCGGTAGAGGAAATTGTAGCAGGCATCACCCGAATGATTGAAGATTTTTATAAGGAACAGGTTTTGTTAAAGAAAGGCGTGAAAGCCTTTTTGGCGTGTCTGCAAAAACGGGGCATAAAAATGTGCGTTGCCACCGTCACGGACAAAGCTTTAGCGGAAACTGCCCTTCAAAGGCTTGGTGTGCGTTCCTGTTTTTCAGAGATTTTCACCTGTGCCGAAGTGGGGCACGGAAAAGAAAAACCGCACATTTACCGTGAGGCACAAGCGCATCTTGAAACCGAAAAAGAGGAAACGGCGGTGGTTGAGGATGCTCTGCATGCTCTGCAAACCGCAAAGCGAGACGGCTTTATTACGGTCGGTGTGTTGGATTCCCATGAACAAGAGCAGGAACAACTCCAAAAAACTGCAGATTTTTATATTGCTGATTTTGAAAAAGCAGAAGAAGTACTGTTTGGAAAAAGAAAAATGAGGACGGCACTCACCATTGCAGGGAGTGATTCAAGCGGCGGCGCAGGCATTCAGGCAGACCTTAAAACCATGACTGCAAACGGTGTGTATGGCATGAGTGCCATCACCGCCATGACAGCACAAAATACCATGGGCGTGCGCGCCATTGAAGAAGCTTCTCCTGCCTTTTTAAAACAACAGCTGGACGCGGTGTTTACCGATATTTTCCCCGATGCGGTAAAAATCGGCATGGTTTCTTCCAAAGAACTGATTGCGGTGATTGCAGAAAGGCTTCGATTCTACAAAGCCAAAAATATTGTGGTCGATCCGGTTATGGTGGCAACCAGCGGAAATCCTCTGATAAAAAACGAAGCGGTGGAAGCACTTACAAAAATGCTTTTTCCCCTTGCAACCCTCGTAACCCCCAACATCCCCGAGGCGGAAGCGTTGTCGGGGCTTACCATTCAAAATGCCGACGATATGGAAACAGTAGCCAAAAGTATAGGGGATGCTTTTGGCTGTGCGGTGTTATTAAAGGGCGGTCACCTTGTTTGTGATGCCAATGATTTGCTGTATGCAAACGGCATTTTTAAGTGGTTTTACGGGAAAAGGATAGACAATCCCAACACCCATGGTACGGGCTGTACAGTATCAAGTGCCATCGCCTGTGGTCTTGCCAAAGGACTTTCATTGGAGGAAGCCGTACAAAGCGCCAAAGATTATGTTTCGGGCGCACTCTCTGCCATGTTGGATTTAGGACAAGGCGCGGGACCGTTAAATCACGCGTTTAACCTGACAGAATAA
- a CDS encoding LysR family transcriptional regulator, translating into MTIQQCKYVLEILKMGSFNEASKTLYIAQSSLSAAVKALESELNIKIFERSNNGVCLTSDGAEFVRYASQIIEQNNLILAKYNSDQRCKKLYIATQHYDFVADIFGKMLNLVAEDTYKISLIETKTYNVIHDVESGYCDIGIIAIKNTDFDIMKRILTNKKLNFTSVLKTLPHVFVRKEHPVCNNSILTYGELAKYPFVSYEQGNHNVSFFTEEIMEISDVKKHIEISDRASLMNVLLTTDSYTVGTGIMPSTLNEGKIISIPLESDSYYNIGYILHTDRTRSDLTECFIKMLEESAEQVSKS; encoded by the coding sequence GCTTATCTGCCGCTGTCAAAGCGCTTGAATCGGAGCTGAACATAAAAATTTTCGAGCGCTCCAACAACGGTGTTTGCCTTACAAGTGACGGTGCGGAGTTTGTCAGGTATGCTTCCCAGATTATTGAACAGAACAATTTGATACTTGCCAAATATAACTCAGATCAAAGATGCAAAAAGCTGTATATCGCAACACAGCATTATGATTTTGTGGCTGATATATTCGGGAAAATGTTAAATTTGGTTGCAGAGGATACCTATAAAATATCTTTGATTGAAACAAAGACATATAACGTCATCCATGATGTGGAAAGCGGGTATTGCGATATTGGAATTATTGCGATTAAAAACACGGATTTTGATATCATGAAACGAATTCTGACTAATAAAAAATTAAACTTTACCTCCGTACTGAAGACATTACCGCATGTATTTGTCAGAAAAGAGCATCCGGTTTGCAACAACAGCATTTTAACTTATGGCGAGCTGGCTAAATATCCGTTTGTTTCATACGAACAGGGAAACCATAATGTTTCCTTTTTTACTGAAGAAATTATGGAAATTTCGGATGTGAAGAAGCACATAGAAATCAGCGACAGAGCGAGTCTGATGAACGTGTTGCTGACCACCGACAGCTATACGGTAGGCACGGGGATTATGCCGTCCACCTTAAACGAAGGAAAAATTATCAGCATACCGCTCGAAAGCGATTCGTACTATAACATAGGTTACATCCTGCACACGGACAGAACACGCTCAGACCTTACAGAGTGTTTTATAAAAATGTTAGAAGAGTCAGCGGAGCAGGTATCAAAATCCTAA
- the thiM gene encoding hydroxyethylthiazole kinase, whose protein sequence is MLGNQLEKVRESKPLVHCITNYVTVNDVANAILACGASPIMSDEPKDVEDITSICGGLCINIGTLNERSIEGMFVAGTKAKEEGHAVLLDPVGAGASKLRTETALALMQKIRPDIIRGNISEIKTLALGFGTTKGVDADSADTVTEENLDEMVRFVKDFSQKTGAVIAVTGAIDLVADTQNCYVIRNGRPEMSGITGTGCQLSGLATAFAVANPQDKTKAIAAAVCMMGLAGEIGCAHLLPGEGNSTLRNRIIDAIYNMDAQTLNKGASYEVR, encoded by the coding sequence ATGTTAGGAAACCAGCTTGAAAAAGTAAGAGAGAGCAAACCGCTTGTGCATTGCATCACAAACTATGTGACGGTAAACGATGTGGCAAACGCGATTTTGGCGTGCGGTGCAAGTCCGATTATGTCTGACGAGCCTAAAGATGTGGAAGATATCACATCCATCTGCGGTGGTCTTTGCATCAACATCGGAACTTTAAACGAAAGAAGTATTGAGGGAATGTTTGTGGCAGGCACAAAAGCAAAGGAAGAGGGGCATGCGGTACTGCTTGACCCGGTCGGGGCAGGTGCAAGCAAGCTCCGCACCGAAACAGCCTTGGCGCTGATGCAAAAAATTCGCCCCGATATCATTCGCGGAAACATCTCGGAAATTAAAACCTTAGCCTTAGGATTTGGTACCACCAAAGGGGTGGATGCCGATTCTGCGGACACGGTGACAGAGGAGAATTTAGACGAAATGGTGCGCTTTGTAAAGGATTTTTCCCAAAAAACAGGCGCAGTCATTGCGGTTACGGGCGCGATAGATTTGGTTGCGGACACGCAAAATTGTTATGTTATCCGCAACGGCAGACCTGAAATGAGCGGCATTACCGGCACGGGCTGTCAGCTTTCGGGACTTGCCACCGCGTTTGCCGTTGCCAATCCGCAAGACAAAACAAAAGCCATAGCGGCGGCGGTTTGCATGATGGGTCTTGCGGGCGAAATCGGCTGTGCGCATCTTTTGCCGGGCGAGGGGAATTCTACGTTACGAAACCGTATTATTGATGCCATTTATAATATGGATGCGCAAACATTGAACAAAGGAGCAAGCTATGAAGTGCGATAA
- the thiE gene encoding thiamine phosphate synthase has product MKCDKKDLLLYAVTDRTWLGNSTLSEQVEQALKGGATFVQLREKELDEDTFLQEALEIKALCAKYGVPFVVNDNIDIARKANADGIHVGQKDMEATAVRALIGEDKILGVSAQTVEQAILAEKAGADYLGVGAVFQTGSKADAEDVSLETLKEICAAVRIPVIAIGGIGKQNVLKLSGSGICGVAVISAIFGAADIENATRELKNLTKQVVKDD; this is encoded by the coding sequence ATGAAGTGCGATAAAAAAGATTTACTGCTCTATGCGGTGACCGACAGGACATGGCTTGGAAACAGCACGCTTTCAGAGCAGGTGGAGCAGGCCTTAAAGGGCGGTGCGACTTTTGTTCAGCTTCGGGAAAAAGAATTAGACGAGGACACTTTTTTGCAGGAAGCCCTGGAAATCAAAGCCCTTTGTGCAAAATATGGCGTTCCCTTTGTGGTAAACGACAATATTGATATTGCGCGAAAGGCAAACGCTGACGGCATTCATGTGGGACAAAAAGATATGGAAGCAACGGCGGTGCGTGCTTTGATTGGCGAGGACAAAATTTTGGGCGTGTCGGCACAAACAGTGGAGCAGGCCATTTTGGCAGAAAAAGCAGGTGCGGATTATTTAGGGGTCGGCGCGGTGTTTCAAACAGGCTCTAAAGCCGATGCGGAGGACGTGAGCCTTGAAACCCTAAAAGAAATCTGTGCGGCGGTCAGGATTCCCGTCATCGCCATTGGTGGTATTGGCAAACAAAATGTTTTAAAGCTTTCGGGAAGCGGAATATGCGGTGTGGCGGTCATCAGCGCGATTTTTGGAGCAGCCGACATTGAAAATGCCACCCGCGAGCTAAAGAATTTAACAAAGCAGGTGGTAAAGGATGATTAA
- a CDS encoding helix-turn-helix transcriptional regulator has translation MFINKNVDGSNNICGKKISELRKSMHVSQRILADKLQLSGLDVDKNAIQRIECGKRFVTDIELLAFSKIFNVSVDDLLK, from the coding sequence ATGTTTATAAATAAAAATGTTGACGGTTCAAATAATATATGTGGGAAAAAAATCTCCGAATTACGGAAAAGTATGCATGTATCACAAAGAATTCTGGCAGACAAATTGCAATTATCCGGTCTGGATGTGGACAAAAACGCAATTCAAAGAATCGAGTGCGGAAAAAGATTTGTAACGGATATTGAATTGTTGGCATTCTCTAAAATATTTAATGTAAGTGTTGATGATTTATTAAAATAA